The sequence below is a genomic window from Bacteroidetes Order II. bacterium.
TGTAATGGTTTGCCCATGTACAGATCCGCCCATCAGTAGAAGCAATAAAAATGGCAAGAGCCCAGGGTATCGGGCAAGGTTTCGCAAAATCCCTAATGGACTTTTTATCTTTTTTTCATGCATGGTGTATATGTGGTTAGCGGCTATGATTATTCATTGGCTCATTTAAGCTAATGTGTTTAATGCAAACCCTATGCCAAACCAAGTCTCCTTTTCCATTAGGAGTTCACAAAGGTGCTATATTCGGCTAACCACATGATCACTTCTTTGTTTTTCAAAAAACAGATGTGTCACTTCTGGTGTACATCTGTTTTTCATTGCCGCAAACCAAACCCCGTAGCAACCTACTGGCTACGGGGTGAGACTCGGAGGGAAGCGGCGGAAGTTATTAATTCACGGTCACGGTAATGGTGAGGGTGAGCGTAGCACCCACAGCCACGGTTCCAACCGTCCAGAGGCCAGTACCGTTGTCCTATAAAGAAAAGAAACAATGTCGGACCTTAAGGTACAATCTTTATAGGCACGGGTTTAATAGGAATTGGTGCAATATATCCTGGCGCATCAATGGAGCGTCGTAAAGCATCGGCCCATTCCGAATTCAGGCTCTTGAGTTTGGTCAGCATTAAACGAGCCGATAATTCATCCGCTTGTTTGAGGTGCCAAATACCCATCCAAAAAATGACCGACGGGTCTTCCGGCTCATGTTGGAGTAGCACCTCCAAAATAAGTGCAGCGGCATTTAGTTCGTTTCGCATCAGATGTGCTTGGGCCATCCCATATAAGGCGAATCGTTCTAAAGGAGATTGGGGGGGGATTTTTTTAAAATACCCTAGGGCTTCTCCATAACGTGCATGTTGTAAAGCAACAGAACCCAATGCAAAGGCTGCCATAAACTGGGTCTCATCCCGGTCCAACGCCATTTTATAGGCAGCAACCGCCTTTTCCCGCAGCCCAATGAGTTGGTATATCGCCCCACTTAAAAACTGCGCACGGGCATCTTCTTCCACTTCTACTGCCAAATCGTCCATTTGCCGGACATAATGGGCAATGGTGCCTTGTTTCACATAATCGGATCTTTCGGCAGCAAGAGACAACATATCGGATGCTTCCAGCAGTTTGCGATAAGGCGTGTCTTCGGCATTGGTTTTGTTGAAAAAGTAAAAAAAACGCCGTGGTTTAGCCTTCCAATCAATTTTATCAAGTACAGGGCGCGGATCGGTGGAAACGGTCATAGACTGTTTTTGCCCTTCTCCGGTACGGTCTTGGTCGCCCAAAGAAACCACGCCCAACACCCTACCTGCTTCATCCATTAATGCCCCACCGCTGTCTCCGGGTCGAACCGCATTTGTACTGACCCATTGGCGGTTAGTAGTTTGATCCCCTTTGTTTGGCAATCCAAGTTCCTCTGTTTCTGACCATGTACCCACACTGGGCATTTGGCGGCTCCGCGGCCACCCAGCGGTAAATACCACATTTTCGAGATAGGCCGTTTTATCATTTTTTTCCGCCAGTTTCAAGGGCACAAGACCAGCCTTGCGAATGACTTCAGGGTTTACCGCCAAAACCGCAATATCTCGTTTTGCATCCATCTCCCATGCCTTCTTCGTGGTGATTAAACGACCATTGGG
It includes:
- a CDS encoding trypsin-like peptidase domain-containing protein; translated protein: MRYRLSNGFAKCMAFFVMGWLSSPDLFSQVERVHLSSRFHTAFVALGGHVTFEVTCWSLSTRPDLLEQAFEKGKLHYNPSHFRVISATQSRVWTLEQWMPVSRMRWVFVLEPRKRGSLKAPIFSFSGDKTTYATGQQVLHAYVNLPERITAQEGIMPIWVHHRKAGEPIRIGSAFLIREDAVVTSFHTLVQAREVDIRLPNGRLITTKKAWEMDAKRDIAVLAVNPEVIRKAGLVPLKLAEKNDKTAYLENVVFTAGWPRSRQMPSVGTWSETEELGLPNKGDQTTNRQWVSTNAVRPGDSGGALMDEAGRVLGVVSLGDQDRTGEGQKQSMTVSTDPRPVLDKIDWKAKPRRFFYFFNKTNAEDTPYRKLLEASDMLSLAAERSDYVKQGTIAHYVRQMDDLAVEVEEDARAQFLSGAIYQLIGLREKAVAAYKMALDRDETQFMAAFALGSVALQHARYGEALGYFKKIPPQSPLERFALYGMAQAHLMRNELNAAALILEVLLQHEPEDPSVIFWMGIWHLKQADELSARLMLTKLKSLNSEWADALRRSIDAPGYIAPIPIKPVPIKIVP